The genomic window GGGGGCGTCTACGTGCTCGACGAGCCGACCACCGGCCTGCACCTGGCCGACCTCAGGGCTCTGCTCGGCCTGCTCGACCGGCTGGTGGACTCCGGCAAGTCGGTGATCGTCATCGAGCACCACCAGGCCGTGATGGCCCACGCCGACTGGATCATCGACCTCGGCCCCGGCGCCGGCCACGACGGCGGCCGGGTCGTGTTCGAGGGCACCCCGGCCGACCTCGTCGCGTCGCGGTCCACCCTGACCGGCGAGCACCTGGCGGCCTTCGCGGGGAGGGACTAACCACAGAGGCACGGAGGGCACGGAGAAGGCCGGAAGAGAGGAGGAAGGGACGGGGAGGTGGAGTGAGGAAGGGCGAACCGGACGTGGAGGACGCAGGGAAAGCGAAGCGGAGGGGCGACGGGCGTTGATGCGGAAGCTCGCCGTGCTCGACCTCTCGCCGAGATTCGTGTATTTTCCGTACCGCTGTCGATGACCCGGACGAGGCCTTGCTCACGGAGGCGCGGATGAGTCTCTTCCTGCTCGCGATGCTGCTGGCGCAGGCCCCGAAGGAGGAGGCCGCAACCGTCAAGGAGCCGAAGCTCCGGGACGAGCTTCACGCCCGGGTGAAGGAAGACCAGGCGGCCCGCTTCGCGTTCATCGAGTTCATGGGCAAGCACGAGAAGACCGTCAAGGTGGTGGACGGCAAGACGGTCTTCTCGATGTCGCCCGAGGAGAGCAAGCAATTCCGGGCGCTGAACGCCCGCCTGGGCGAGGCCGACGCGAAGAACACGGCCTGGCTGAAGGAGGTCGTCCGCAAGCACGGCTGGCCGGGCCGGTCGCTCGTCGGCGAGGCCGCGGCGCACGACGCCTGGCTGCTCGTCCAGCACGCCGACGGGGACAAGGACTTCCAGGAGGAATGCCTGGAGAAAATGAAGGCCCAGCCCGCCGGGGAGGTGTCCCTGCGTGACGTGGCCTACCTGACCGACCGCGTCCTGACCGGCCGGGGCAAGAAGCAGGTCTACGGCACCCAGACCAGGATCGAAGGGGGCAAGGCCATCCCCCTCCCCGTCGAGGACGAGGCGAACCTCGATCGCCGTCGCAAGGGATGCGGCATGGAACCGCTCGCCGAATACCTCAAGCAGGTGGAGTCGATGTACGTCAAGCCCTAGCGAGGTCCGCCCCAGGCCGACCATTCGGAGGCGGCTTGCGAGCGGTCGGACCGCCCGATAATCTCTTGGGCGACCGGGGCTGGGACAAATTAGACCGACCCGCGGTCGGGCCCTTCCTCGGGCACCTCGAGCACCGGGACCAGCATGGCCGACTACCAGAAGCCCGAAGACATCGCGTACGCGGAGAGTCTGATCAAGTTCGCTTCGAAGGAAGCGGAGGCGTTCTTCCACCTGAAGCACACGGCCGAGCGCAAGGACGGCGTGATCCCCGCGAAGTACCGGGAGCTGATCTCGATCGCCGTGGCCCTGACCACCCAGTGTGCCTACTGCATCGACGCCCACATCAAGAACGCCGTCGAGGCCGGCGCCACCCGAGAGGAGGTCGCGGAGACTGTCTTCATCGCCGCCGCCCTCCGAGCCGGCGGTGCGGTCGGCAACGGCCTGCTCGCCATGCGCCTGTTCGAGGAGGCGAGCCCCAAGGCATGAGCCGGCCGGGCCCGCCCGACGCGGGCCCCGGGCGGGGACGGGATGGAGAGCGGACCTCGCCCTCTCCGCCGTAGGCCGGGCCGGGCCCCGCTCGCCCCGTCACGCC from Aquisphaera giovannonii includes these protein-coding regions:
- a CDS encoding DUF6624 domain-containing protein gives rise to the protein MSLFLLAMLLAQAPKEEAATVKEPKLRDELHARVKEDQAARFAFIEFMGKHEKTVKVVDGKTVFSMSPEESKQFRALNARLGEADAKNTAWLKEVVRKHGWPGRSLVGEAAAHDAWLLVQHADGDKDFQEECLEKMKAQPAGEVSLRDVAYLTDRVLTGRGKKQVYGTQTRIEGGKAIPLPVEDEANLDRRRKGCGMEPLAEYLKQVESMYVKP
- a CDS encoding carboxymuconolactone decarboxylase family protein, producing the protein MADYQKPEDIAYAESLIKFASKEAEAFFHLKHTAERKDGVIPAKYRELISIAVALTTQCAYCIDAHIKNAVEAGATREEVAETVFIAAALRAGGAVGNGLLAMRLFEEASPKA